Part of the Engraulis encrasicolus isolate BLACKSEA-1 chromosome 23, IST_EnEncr_1.0, whole genome shotgun sequence genome is shown below.
gcataacaattaacatttcccaaatggcatggttgacccgcctcccttaatttgctaatggttgtttgcttcccgacaaagtgggaggagttcctcacgtttttttcaggagctcagaaatgatatttgttttgctcttggcctgactataaGCAAcggtgaaggtgttgcgtcactaggacggTACAGCTTGGCTAGGAGGGCATAGCTAACAGATACGAACCTTTGAAGTATTTCACAGTTTTGACTCGAAGTTCCTGGGTGGCGTCCTCGTCGCACACAAAGATGGTCTGGGGGTGTTGCTGGAAGGCAGACACCGTCCACATGTGGTTGACCCCCTCCTCTATGGCTTTGTACAGGGCGAAGGCCTTGTGTGCCCCCGTGATCAGGATCATGACCTAAAGTCAATATTCAATACGTTTATTGCCAGGTCATCATAGTTGATAGGAATTTGTTTTGGCACATCTCCAACATCAAAGGCATACCATGGACAGAGAAACACAATAGCAAGGCACATGCATAGCGACAGACAACCATGGGCACAGACACTGAGACAGTGGACATGTAAACAGAGACAAAGGCtaggtttacatgagacatttaatttggaattaactccatttaattctgaaggAAGCTTAACGGCCCGTCCCCACACAGCTAAATTCCGCTCAGCTCTCATTGACTGACcatttgaatgggggcgatatctcACTTGATGGCGCGGAGGCGGAGcgatctaggaccaaaacacaatcgcatttaagccatgtagaCACCGTGTTGTGATATTGAGTGGGTAATGTGTGCACCGTTTGCCATCTTGCCGGGTCTGCAGGCTGTCTGCCGCAAGAGGCTGACCGAGCCGCGAGGTTTGAAAGGCGGGTGAGAAGCGTCGCTATCCCCGGTGAAGTATCTAATGGAAGTATTGGTGACCACGCCCCCAGCGAGATATTCCGCTTGGCGAAAAACGCCTGGCAGTTTGCTGTGTGGGGGCTAGGcgtaattctgctttgaaaacgtcctGTAAACACTTGTTAATTCGGaaataaatgaaagatcaaaggaaactcgacggaactatttcattTTGAATGATTAATTCAGActtaaaaccgtcatgtaaacatagcaactCTTACATCTCTTCCATGAATGTTCAAAACAATTTGGTCTGCAAatgacaaaacttttttttctccacaataTTGTACCTTGAGGACAGTCTGGTTCATATAACTGGTTCACACTGAATTGTATTGCCGCATCAGTTTTTTGTCACATAGGTCGACTACATTGACCACCTTTGGATATTGGATTTATCCAGATGACACAGTTGCAGTACAGCACAGTTACAGTAACAGTCATAAAGCACCCAACTGTTCCTAACTGCCCATCCTTTggacacatgttgcacacatgaAACAATAAGAGGGGCTCATCACAAAATTCAAACAAGCAGAGAATGGGCGCACATCAgtgacacaggtgctggaccaaacagaagattcTGTAacttaaattaaaaaataaatgtccgcaacactgttctatgctcccaaatatttaatgacaTGACGGTTGGGATGCTCAGTCCTTAGGGACATTTATTTAATTTAAGTTAGAACAAAATTCAAATATTACTCATCACTGCTCATCATCTCCAATCTGCAAAGTACGAACAATATGGGTGAGactgtaaaaataataacaaaaacaggaaaatgaccAAGGCCACCAACCTCTCTGGCGTCCATGACCGTTCCCACTCCGACAGTCAGAGCCATGGTGGGCACCTTGGAGAGGTCCCCATCGAAGAAGCGGGCGTTGGCCAGGATGGTGTCCATGGCCAGGGTCTTCACCCTCGTCCGGGACACCAGGCTGGAGCCAGGCTCGTTGAAGGCTATGTGGCCATCGGGTCCAATCCCTGGGGGGGGTTAAACACATTTAAGCcggatgctgcgtatacgctgcattgacctaggcgcctggagcgacatagatgcTGCAATCAGGCTTGAGATTTtgaggggttttttaaaaaacccattttagcctaagccctttgtgggaaaaggtgccctctctctattaaaacctaaatatctcagcctctgaagcacatacaaacaagaagtaagttgcatttaaaagctagaaccttcattttgcactagaatgtgttcactcagctctaacatacccacatttttaataaaacagctcaaatctcaggaacctgaatgcagtgtatatgtcgctccaggacacaatgggttaaaaatgtggttatgttagagctgaatgaacattctaatgcaagatgagggtcctctGTCCTTATGGCCTTCATGTTTTTATCTGCTCCGTAGGCTGCGATaaataggtttttataggctgagggcaccctttcccaaaaagggcttgggcattcagcaggcgttttttagcaggtgcctttggttaaaatgggttaagtgataaacctgactAATTTCACCAACAGGAAATGACAACCTCATGATGGATTGCCTGCAGTAGTCACTTAGCTAAGAAAATAACTTCAGGCTCCTCTATAGATTATTTAATCACAACCTCAAGGTTAATTTAACCTCCATTGAAACTGATCGTCTTGCAGTACTCCCATGGGGGCAAAGATTCACCTGTTATTTTATGACTGTGGGTTCAAGAAGTGTGTCCTTCTCAACCAggtatttgtttgtttatagATCTGTATCTACCATCAGAAGGCAATAACAACTAGATTAAGATCTTGTGAGAAAGGAGTGGATGACACGTGGAACCCACATATTTAAGTTGATGGTACAGTGATATGCATGCGTCTCATTTTCAAAGGGAGTGATTCACATGCTGGTCAACAAACAAATGATCAATGACCAATGCAAATACTGTTCAATATGTTGGTTTAGGGTTTTGCAGCCATGTTTGTTCAGATAAGATATGATCTATAGCCTTACCCCCAACAAACAACTCAATGCCTCCAGCTGCTGAGATCTTCTCCTCAAAGGCCTGGCATTCCTTCTGTAGGTCGGCTGCGTTGCCGTCCAGTATATGGGTATTTTCAGCTTTGATATCAATGTGCTTGAAGAAGTTATTCCACATGAAGGAGTGGTAGCTTTCCGGATGGTCTCTGGGAATCCCTGAGAATGCAAAATTACACTTTGTAAACAACTTTGTTGACAATTTCAATATGCTTGCACATTTCTGTGTATCCTATCAGGTACCTGTCCATCCAAAATGTGTGTATGAAATATAAGTAGGCCCATGGTCTGAAAATTATATCCtacacttaggcctaggcctactgtacctagGCCCTACAGTACTTGTCCATGTTGAATACTACTTACCTACATACTCGTCCATGTTGAATGTTTTGACATACTGAAAGGAGATCTCGCCTTTCTTGTGAAACTCAATCAGTTTCTTGTAACATCCAAGAGGTGTGCCTCCTAAAAAGTTATTCACATGCCAATACATTGAATATGTCAGCATAAATCTCAGCGTGAATTTGGCAACAATGAAAGTGGTGACATGAAAAGAAATTCTGTCATACATTAGCCTAGTTATTACCTGTTGGAAGTCCTAACGTAAAGTACTTGTTCGGACCGGGCTTGAATTTTGTAATTCTGTTCTTGATGTACTTGGCAGCCCATTCACTGGCTCGGTCGTAGTCGTTTTCAATGATCAGCTTCATTGTCGTTTACAATGTCCTCTCCACCAGCGAAACACAGAGAATAACTGATTTCTGGCGTCGTCTTGGAGCGCATAACCCAACCCTCGATAGACTTTACCCAGTCATAAATAAACCACTAACTCACTTTCACGACGCGCAACCAGCTGTAGTCCGTGCTATGTTGGAATGATGGAAACGGCGTAACACATCCGAGTAAACAGGTGGAAACAATGATTTATTTTAGGCAACCGTAACATTCATCTTGATTCGGCTTACCAAACTGTAACTCCAGTCATTTACCGTTATAATAAAAAAGACCGACTTTTTTGTATGCCATCAGCGCAGCGCCAAACAGGAACCAACTGTCATATGACgcggaaatgttttttttgtttttttgttttttggcaagACGCTGACACATCCACCACCGTGCACACAGCCTCTGGGACCAGAACACACTTTTTGCAACCCATTCCTTGGAATTTCTCTCATTTAGATGAATTGCACCGTTTAATGTTTTGTATGCGAGGTTCCAAGTAAAATCCAAAGCATTGTGCTACATGTTGGAAGCAATGAACTTTCTAATGTTTTTTGAACATAGCATATTATGTAATAATCGTGTCTACTATAATACATAAATGACAGCCCAAGTTGGAAACAAGAGCACCCTGACAGAAAATGTCCATGCATTGCCAATTTTGAAAAGAACCATGATGCCTGACTGATAGTCATATTACCTTTCCAGGCACAAAATGAAACTGGGAACAAAAAAGCTCTTTTAAGATCAATATTTATTAAAACGAAAATTTTTGACACAGACCTCAACAGTTTTTAAgctcacaaaagaaaaaaaacgccagTATGGATACGCTTTTGTCAATATAACCAGGC
Proteins encoded:
- the gnpda1 gene encoding glucosamine-6-phosphate isomerase 1; its protein translation is MKLIIENDYDRASEWAAKYIKNRITKFKPGPNKYFTLGLPTGGTPLGCYKKLIEFHKKGEISFQYVKTFNMDEYVGIPRDHPESYHSFMWNNFFKHIDIKAENTHILDGNAADLQKECQAFEEKISAAGGIELFVGGIGPDGHIAFNEPGSSLVSRTRVKTLAMDTILANARFFDGDLSKVPTMALTVGVGTVMDAREVMILITGAHKAFALYKAIEEGVNHMWTVSAFQQHPQTIFVCDEDATQELRVKTVKYFKGMMHYHNTLVNQ